From the Leptospira inadai serovar Lyme str. 10 genome, the window ATTAATGTCGATGCTTCCTGAAAGAAACTTAGGGTGAATTTCTAAAAAACAAGGAAATCCATAAACACACTGAAAGAAGTTGACATCCTATCCATTTCAGAAATCTCCTAAACAAGTGATTCCTTTACTCCAGGAAATAGTTTTCTTCGGAGCAATCTTTTGCCTACTTCTTGGAATAGGCGCCTTGCTTCGACCCGAACGAACCGTTACTTTCAAAATTCTTTTTTTACTTTCTTTCAGTGTCTCGGTGCAATTTTTCTACGTATATTTTCTTCTGAAGGAGATTTATTTCGAACCTTCGTTTTTAAATCATCTGCATATTCCTTTCGCGTGGGTTTTAGGACCCGGAATGTATAGCTTATTCTCCGTAACGGTCCAAGAATACACTTCGTCTAGATCCGAAATCCGTTTTTATCTCCCTGGCATTCTACTTTTACTAGGATTCCCTTTCCTTTACCTAATATCGCCGGAGCTATTTACGCCAAGACCGATCGATTACTTTGCAAAAGGAAATCCTAGTTGGTTGGATATCCTACTAATTCTTGCCTATATAGTTAACTTAGTATATTATTTAATTGTGGTGTGGAAAACCCGCACCTTATTTCGGCTCGAACACTTGAAAACGGAGGCGGGTGCGAGAATTTTACTGTATATTATCCTAGGGAGCGGAAGTATAACGACTATCCTTATCACATCCTATATTATCCGGGATTTGGATCTTTTATTTATCGCGACCGTTAGTACTATATTCTACGCGGTAGTCGGATACCTGGCGCAATTGAGCTTTCCTCAAATTTTCCATGAAATCGGACCATCCGTTCGCGAGGCGTACAGGAATTCTAGATTGGAAGGAATGGACCTACAGGATTTAGGGACTCGCTTATCCGATCTAATGAATCGTGAAAAACTTTATCTGGATGAGGATTTAAGCCTCGCCTCTCTCTCCATTAAATTAGATGTCAAGCCATATCAATTATCGGAATATTTAAACCAACACCGGAAAACCAATTTTTCCCGCTTTGTAAACGGATATCGTGTGGAGGAAGCCATCCTACTCTTAAAGCGGGAAAATGGAGCCAATATCCTTTCCGTCGCATATCGTTCGGGCTTTAATTCCAAAGCGACATTCAATCTTGCCTTCAAATCCGTCACAGGCGTTTCGCCTAGGGACTATATTCGAACGAGAGGACAGAAGACAAGTAAACGTGGTTAGAGTTTAGGTATTAGGCCTTAGATGCAGTGAATTTTTTCGGAGTTCCAGCAGGATCATGGGATAGGAGATCTGCCCTCTCCTAACTCCTAATCTGTGGGAACCTCATGGCCCCGGAGAGTAGAATTTACTTAAAAAACCCCGCCCTTTGGGTGGGGGCCGGAGCGAAGCGGTGGAAAAATTCCTCTACCACAAAACGATCCTCCTGACAAGAACTTTTCCAGAAAGAATTTAGTAGGAGCTCCCACTCAGAAGACAGAGGACTGAGGACAGACGCGTTCGCTTTGCTCACGCTAGACAGAAGCTGCTTGAGGTTTGGAAAGCAGCTGAGGTAGAGGACCGATCTACTGTAACACAAGAATCTTTCTTTAGAACATGGAAACTCCGTTCATCAATGTTTTGTCCTCTGTCTTCTGAAAGTTGGAAAGGTAATAGAGGCTGAGGAAAGATCTACTATAACACACGAATCTTCCCCTAGAACAATGGAAACCCGGCTCACCAATGTTCTGTCTTCTGTCCTCCGTCTTCAGTCCTCTGCTCTCTGCCCTCTCTCCTCTGCATATTATTTTATATCAAACCATATCCGTTTAGAGAATTCTAATAAAAGGTCTTAAATCCTTAATTAAGACCTTTTATTCGTCTAAAATAAAAATCTCAGACGATCGGAATTTTTTCCCTGTTATACTCCTTCAGCATTAAGCGAATCAAAATGGCCTAGGCCAAAAAGCTTAAGGAGAAAGAGAAAATGAGAATTGGATATCGAACATTAGTTATGCGAATCTGCATAGCTTCCCTTACTTGTATTGCGGGTTTTTCTTCCTGCAAAAATGAGTCGGGAAATTCATCGGGACAAAATGCAGCGTTCCTGGCAGGACTGATTCCGGGCGTCTCTCAGCAGACTCAAAACGGGGCCTCCGTTAACGGAATTACACCCTCTTCGTTTAGCGCCAGTGACACTGCTTCCCAAATCAATGCGGCTTTTGCTCAACAGAACGACGGAAGTTTTACTTTCGACGATTCCATAAAAGTTACGGCACAGGATGGAGTAGTTCTCACGGCGAATATCTTTAAACCTGTGAATCCTCCCGCCGGAGTAAAATACCCTGCTGTGGTTTTTGTAAATAGTTGGGCGTTAAATAAGTACGAGTATCTTGTTCCGGCCGCAGTACTCGCCAAAAAAGGTTACGTTGTCCTCAGCTACAATACGAGAGGATTTGGAACTTCCGGAGGACTAATCAATACGGCAGGTCCCTTAGATCGCCAGGATTTAAGCTCGATTTTGGATTGGCTTTTGGCGAATGCACCCGTCGATGCGGCAAACATCGGAATCGGAGGAATCTCTTACGGTGCGGGGATTTCTCTCATCGGTGTAAGCCAGGAGCCTCGTATCAAAACCGCGGTGGCGATGAGTGGCTGGGGAGATCTAAAACGTTCCCTTTATGGAAACAGTACTCCACGTATCGTTTGGGGACTGCTACTCATAGGTTCCGGATATTTCCTTGGGCATATGGATCCGATCATTGCCCAATACTTCCAGAACCTACTCTCTCAAACGAATATTGCCGCAGTAACCGCTTGGGCTCAGGACAGATCTCCGGACAATTTCATCGCACAGCTGAATGCCGCGGGAAAACCGGTTTATATGTCCAATAATTTCGAGGATGATCTCTTTAACCCGAATGAGATTCTGGATTACTACTCTCAACTAACGGTTCCTAAGAAATTGGATCTGAACGAAGGAATTCATGCATCCGCCGAAATCCCGGGAATACTTGGATTGTCCAACTACGTTTGGAGCAATGCCTATGATTGGTTCGATTATTGGCTCAAAGGAGTCAATAACGGGATCATGAGCAAGCCTCAGGTGAGTTTCCAGAAGAAATTTAACGGGGATCGGGTCACCTTTCCTTCCTGGCCTTCGCCAACCGTGAGTCAAAGAACGTACTACTTAAAGCCGAGAGGTTTTTTTACGGACGGACAAATCTCAACGACTCAAAATACTTCGAACGCGAATACCGGAATTCTCTCCGGAGCCGATACCCTGGCGACGAGCGGAGTTCCGATCATTTCGGATATTCTAGCCGCTCATCTTGACGTACCGGTCACGGTTCCGATCGGCTTAATCAGTCGAATCAACGGTATCGTTTATCAGTCGGATACGTTGACCAGTACGATAAAAATTCGCGGTAAGATTTTTTGGAACGGAATTGTTTCTTCTTCATTAGGAAAAGCGAATATAAACGTTTATTTTTATGACCTAGACACTTCCGGAATCGGAACTTTGATTACGCATGGAACGGCGACGATCTTCGATGCGGCCCCGGGAGAAACTCGCAATTTATCGGTCGATCTAAACGCGGTAGCTTATGATTTGCCTGCAGGTCACAAAATAGCGATCGCGATGGACACGTATGATCCGCTGTATTCGGTTCCGACCTTGCTTATCTATGCTCTGAACGTAAAACATAGCGCTAGTCAACAATCGACTCTGGTGATTCAATCGGAGTGATTCTCCGTTAGAACTAAACTCTTCGCAGGCTCTTACACCGAGCCTGCGTTCTTCTTTGCGCCGACGACGAATGACTCCAGAATGGCCCTAAAAATCGGTTCGTCATCCTCGTCCTTAGTATCGCTTGTTTGAGTCGTAAAGAAAATGGAAACTCCCTTAGGCTGCGAAAAATAAAAACGATTCAAGTAGGTGAATTTCCCCGCTTTATAATCGACCGTGTATTTTTCCCTTGCCGCTAAAACGACTCCCTTAGGAAGATTTTCGTTCAAGGCCTCGATTCCATCCTCGATCACTTTCGTTTCCGGATTGTTCCTGGTAAAAAATTCTTTCTTCTTTCCTCTCATGCTATCTATCGTAGAAAGAAAAAACGATTCGTCGGTTTCGGAATAGAGAACGATCACTTGAAAGATGGCTTCTCCATTCAACATGTCCAAATTGATTAAACGGGTCCTGGTTTTTCCTTCCTGAAATGTCTCATCGGAACTAACCTGCCAGCCTTTCGGATACGAGAACTGAATTCCTTCCCGGGAATACGTTTCCGTAAGAACAGGGATCTTCGCTTTTTTACACGAAACGACGATGATCGAACAGGCGAATAATGCATAAACTAGCTTCATGCATTTTCCCTTTCTTTCCGCCACTCTAGATAATCGGGAAGTTCCGCTAATTCGATGCAACCCTCCTCATCGGGATCGTCAGGAATCGGTCCTATTTCGAAATGCTGGATTTCTTTCGGGAATTCCTCCTCTCCCAGGACCGTTTCCAAAAGAATAGTAACGGCCGTTCTTAAACCTGGATGATCCGCGATGGGTTCATAATCGGGTACGCATACTTTTAAACCGAACGATTCGGGCTGTTGGGGATTTTCGAGGGGTAAAAACCAAATTTCTTCCGAGTCGAATTCGATCCCTTCGTAACTTAACGTAAATCCTTCGGATTGAGAATGGTCCGAGGAGAATATTTCCCAGCCCGGAATTTGAGGAGCCAGATCGACGAATCTCTCCGCTTCTGCGTAAAGCGACTCATCCCCGGCGGTAATTATGGTCAACTCCTGGGGGCCGCTCTCCTCGCCGGCGATTTCAAAATAGAACTCCTCGTTCACTTCCTGGAGTCTATCCATCAATTCATCAAAGAGTCTGTCCCGATCCTCGTCGTCGATCCGATCTATTTTAGAATATGCAGAATGTTCTTTTGCGAACCATTGCCAAAATTTTTCCGCTGCATCGTTCATTTTTCGCTCCTTCCGAGAATACCTTTAAGCACAAAGAATATAATGAAAATCGTATTTATTCTTCGAGACGATCCAAATGTTTAAAGAAATCCGATAAAAAGGAAACTATTATTTTATCGTTTCCGTCCGAATCCATTCTAAATACTCTTCGTTTCCTTCCTGTATTTTCCAACTTACGATGCAGGGAACGGTATAACTATGCATCGATTTAACTCTTGAAATCACTTTGGCGGATAAGTCTGATCGGGTTTTTAAGAGTAATACGGATTCCTCGTCCTTTTCTATATTTCCCTGCCATCTATAAATGGACCTGATTTTTGGGATTATATTCGCGCATGCGACGAGTCTTTCCTCTACGAGAGTCTCTCCGATTTCCAATGCCTCATCTTCGTTTTTAGTGGTGATATAAATCGTCCGAAATTCCATGCGCTATCACTACGCCCTTTCTCTAAGAGGAAAAGTCGTTTTCTATCGCTCTTGTCTTTCAAAATTCCGGAATAGGCGATTAAAACGGCGGGGATAAAATATGGACAGGCAAACGGCATGCTTCTACCACATTCCCATGGCCAAGTCCCCTACGATCCTCGTCAAAAAATCCTTTGATGCTTTATCCTTGAATTCGGCGTTTTTCGGTTTTTTTGCCCATTCCGGTTTTGTCCTCGGCTTAAAGGAAATCGGCTTTAAACCGGCAAAAATAACCGGATCAAGCTCGGGAGCCTTGATCGGTTCGTTAATCGCTGCAGGAATTCCACCGGAAGAAATCACCCGGTTTATCCTCACTTTAAAGAAAAAGGACTTCTGGGAGGGGAATCTATTTTCTCAATTTATAAAACCGTTTAGAAAGGGTTTGAAAAAATATTCCGGGTTTTTAAGCGGGAAGCGAATCCGGGACCTTTTGGAACCTTATATAGGGGGAAAAAACCTGAGGGACTTCCCTACTCCGATAGGCTTAGCGGTTTCGAACTTAACCAAAGGGATCCGGGAACTCAGGACGGAGGGGAATGCGATCGACCTAATTTTAGCTTCGATGACGTTTCCGTTACTATTCGAAATTCCGGTTATCGACGGAGATGAGTTTTTGGACGGAGGCGTAGTCGACGCTGAACCGATTAAAGAACTAATCTTAGATCCAAGTATAAAGCGAATTATTACTCACGAAATCGACAACGGGAAACCTAGCTCGAGTCAGCCTTTGCTTCGGGCCTTCGATGCTTCCGTCAGCGTCATCAGCAGCGAAACCCGGGAATTAAAGGACCTAATTGCCCGAAAGTACGGAAAAAAAATCATTCGAGTCATCACGAAAACACCCTATCTTCATCCGAACAAAATGAAGGAAGGTCGATTAGCTTTGGAATTAGGAAGACGATCCGCTCATTCCCATAAAGACTCTATTTTATCGAGTCAAGGAACAAAATAGAAAGGACCATCCAACCGCGCGTCGGATGATCCAATTCCTTCCTTACATCCAATCGATAGAGAGAATATTCTCTTTCCGAATCACTTCTTGTGCTCTTTCTTATTGTGTTCCGCTTTGTGAGTTTCTTTCTTAGCTTCTTCTTTTTTTGGGGCTTCTTTCTTTTCTTGCGCGTGAATCGCAAACGTTGCAAGCAAAGAGAGTGCAGTTAGAGTGAGTACTAGTCGTTTCATTGTGTTCTTCCTTAAATCTTAGTTCCGATGAGTGAGTAAACTCCTCCTCGGTGATTTTAAACGTTTCCGTTTCGAGTCAGATTTTACAATTTTTTTTTCTGTTATATTAAGTATATAATCGCTTTAACAGAAAAAATCCGCTAAATTTTCCAATTTTCGTGAATTTATCCAGGTTATTAGATTTTGTTTTGGACAGAATCCCTTGAATGCATTCCGGGTTTCTTAGGACGGAGGCTTTTTTTCGAACCTAAAAATCAAGGGCCAAGTTCGACCGTTACGAAGTAAAAATCGGCCGAAAATTCTTATACTAATTTCGAATATAATTTTGAAGGAAAGGAGAAAGAAAATTTCATTCGGAGTTGCTTTAAACATTCGTCTCCCAGCTATGACGCGTCAGGCGGAATCGGTGTTCCGGTCATTCTCTAAAGAAATCGTTTTCGGGAAAAAATAGCTGACAGGTTGCAAAACGGGGTCATTTATACAAATTAGGGCCCAATTTTTTTGGGGTCCTATCGTCGCTTCACACTTAAGTCCGGTGCTAACGTAGTTATTTCGTTAGACCGGCTTTTTTTTACCCACTCAGTTTTAGCGACGTTTTTCGATCCACTGCGAGTCCGAAAGCCTTTCTTGAAATAAAAAGGGCCGCCCTTTCGGGCAGCCCAGTTGTCGCTTCACACTTAAATCAAGCGCGAAGGGCTGAAGTCCGTTTAACGGATTACTTCTTTTCCTCTTTTTTGTGGTGCTCTTTTTTGTGGTGCTCTTTGTCGTGGTGTTCTTTTTTAGCTTCTTCTTTTTTAGGAGCTTCTTTTTTTTCTTCCGCGCTGAGAGCAAAAGCTGCAACAAGAGAGAGTGCCGTAATGGCGAGTAGAAGTTTTTTCATTGTGTTCTTCCTTTTTTAATTAGCCAATTTAGATCGTTCTAAGTCGGCATGGGATATGATAATTTCTTATGAAACCTAACGACAACAATCAAAATTCACTATCCTATATAAAAAAATGCTAAATTGAATATCCGGTTTTCCGGCCCGAATCGGCAAAAAAAAAACGAAAAAAAAACTTTCCAGTGGAACGAAACGAATCCCTAAAAAGGTCCTAGCGCGAAATTTATTTTGTCTCCAAAATCCCGGGACCTGGAAATAAATTTCCGAACCGAAAACCCTTTTAGATCGCCCGAATTTCGGCAAATAATGCCAGTTTACGAAGATCTCGTCTCAAAACCGCAGAATGTACGTTCTTGACTTCGGAGCCTTCCGGCTAGAACCTGTTAACTTAGGGTTCCTTAGGGAAGTTCCGCCTATCCCGTCTCGCTTAGCGAGGCGCCTAATCGTAATTCTGCTCCAATTTCCGCCGACTCGTGCGAACGGCCAAATTGGGTCCGTTCGGGATGGGATGAAAAAAGCCAATTTATCCGTCCGTTCCCGGAGGCCCGAACATCCCATATAAGGTTATCGAGAATGGATTTTGCACTGTCGGACGATCAGAGAGCTCTTCGGGATCTAGCCCGCGACTTTTCTAAAAATGAAATTCGCCCCAAAGCCGAGCATCATGATAAGACGGGGGAGTACCCCTTACAAATTTTAAAAAAGGCCTGGGAAATCGGCCTCATGAATATTCATATCCCCGAACAATACAACGGGGCCGGAATGAAAGAGCTGGATGATGTAATCATAGGAGAGGAAC encodes:
- a CDS encoding helix-turn-helix domain-containing protein: MIPLLQEIVFFGAIFCLLLGIGALLRPERTVTFKILFLLSFSVSVQFFYVYFLLKEIYFEPSFLNHLHIPFAWVLGPGMYSLFSVTVQEYTSSRSEIRFYLPGILLLLGFPFLYLISPELFTPRPIDYFAKGNPSWLDILLILAYIVNLVYYLIVVWKTRTLFRLEHLKTEAGARILLYIILGSGSITTILITSYIIRDLDLLFIATVSTIFYAVVGYLAQLSFPQIFHEIGPSVREAYRNSRLEGMDLQDLGTRLSDLMNREKLYLDEDLSLASLSIKLDVKPYQLSEYLNQHRKTNFSRFVNGYRVEEAILLLKRENGANILSVAYRSGFNSKATFNLAFKSVTGVSPRDYIRTRGQKTSKRG
- a CDS encoding alpha/beta fold hydrolase gives rise to the protein MRIGYRTLVMRICIASLTCIAGFSSCKNESGNSSGQNAAFLAGLIPGVSQQTQNGASVNGITPSSFSASDTASQINAAFAQQNDGSFTFDDSIKVTAQDGVVLTANIFKPVNPPAGVKYPAVVFVNSWALNKYEYLVPAAVLAKKGYVVLSYNTRGFGTSGGLINTAGPLDRQDLSSILDWLLANAPVDAANIGIGGISYGAGISLIGVSQEPRIKTAVAMSGWGDLKRSLYGNSTPRIVWGLLLIGSGYFLGHMDPIIAQYFQNLLSQTNIAAVTAWAQDRSPDNFIAQLNAAGKPVYMSNNFEDDLFNPNEILDYYSQLTVPKKLDLNEGIHASAEIPGILGLSNYVWSNAYDWFDYWLKGVNNGIMSKPQVSFQKKFNGDRVTFPSWPSPTVSQRTYYLKPRGFFTDGQISTTQNTSNANTGILSGADTLATSGVPIISDILAAHLDVPVTVPIGLISRINGIVYQSDTLTSTIKIRGKIFWNGIVSSSLGKANINVYFYDLDTSGIGTLITHGTATIFDAAPGETRNLSVDLNAVAYDLPAGHKIAIAMDTYDPLYSVPTLLIYALNVKHSASQQSTLVIQSE
- the cutA gene encoding divalent-cation tolerance protein CutA; this translates as MEFRTIYITTKNEDEALEIGETLVEERLVACANIIPKIRSIYRWQGNIEKDEESVLLLKTRSDLSAKVISRVKSMHSYTVPCIVSWKIQEGNEEYLEWIRTETIK
- a CDS encoding patatin-like phospholipase family protein produces the protein MDRQTACFYHIPMAKSPTILVKKSFDALSLNSAFFGFFAHSGFVLGLKEIGFKPAKITGSSSGALIGSLIAAGIPPEEITRFILTLKKKDFWEGNLFSQFIKPFRKGLKKYSGFLSGKRIRDLLEPYIGGKNLRDFPTPIGLAVSNLTKGIRELRTEGNAIDLILASMTFPLLFEIPVIDGDEFLDGGVVDAEPIKELILDPSIKRIITHEIDNGKPSSSQPLLRAFDASVSVISSETRELKDLIARKYGKKIIRVITKTPYLHPNKMKEGRLALELGRRSAHSHKDSILSSQGTK